A window of Salvia splendens isolate huo1 chromosome 8, SspV2, whole genome shotgun sequence genomic DNA:
AATGTATAGGCTTATGTGCACCCACATCTAGTGccgatattttgaaattatttgagtattgGCATGAAGGATATCTTGATGAgcttgatgtattttgttatggTGATCGCTATTTGAAGTGTTCTAATATCCTTGGTCACATGTTAGCTATTGAGAATGTCTATTTGCATGAAAACCTACATTTGTCGATTGGTAAGCGGAATAGATGTTATGTATTCTTGAATGAGATTGGTTCATTTGATCATATTGCTATGCATGTTAGAATCATCCACGACAAGGGAATTGAGAATGTGATGAATTGGCTTATGCTTGGTTTCTATTATGCATCAATTAACCCAATCAATGGAGTGGTAATAATTTATGGAAACCTTGCTAAAGACTTTTCTTCATATGGTTGTGCTTTGGACATGAAAGAATCCATGAATTTATGTTCTCATACTTCTTGTTACATGGTCTTGAATTTgatgaagcatgaatatgttaGTTTGCCGTTTGGTTTTGTGCATGATTATACCCACCTTATTGGTGTGATACCATATTTTGGATGTTGTGGTGGTCATAATCCCTTTTATCGTACCATGATACTTGATTGGTTCATGTTCACTCTTGTAGGTACGCGCGGGcgggatttgaggacaaatccttttcAAGGAGAGGAGGATGATATGACCACGTATGCCGGGCATCAAGAGTCACTCCGAAGACGTGAGCCgtgggttgattggggtccaaTGATGGCCTCCCAAGGATGATAGGAAAGAAGAACGctcggatttgaggacaaatccttccaAAGAAGGATAGGATGATACGACCACAAGTTCCGAGCCTCAAGAGTCACTCGTACTCCATGAGCCTTGGGTAGATTGGGGTCCTACAACGATGAAAAGGCCATGACAAGGAGCTAAGATGTAGCTGGGGTCTGATTCAAGCAGTGATCTGACAAATCAAATGACGTCCAAATTCTCTTCCAAGGCAACCgatgtcttcgtcttcgaaagagggtCGCGTGAGTATGTTTCACGCCTCAaacggagttcggatgagagagatatggccgtttGAAGAAAGCCGCGCCATGCAGAACAAAATGCGCGGGCGGGCGTTTTCCCTtatgcaaaacgcccggtcgggcgtttgtgtccgattttaagaatttaggcagaaaattcgcccggtcgggcgatttgccattttctaaacgcccggtcgggcgtcggCACTGTTTTTGCcaatttttcacttattttgggccattttcttgggtttccaaccctagctataaataccatttgtgagacatttatttggagactttgatgaatgttattatgaagactcctttgagagcatctcccatgtgagatttctatccaaattcctacattgtaggttgcttgttttatgttcatttggctaaatcaagtataggtatgcatttatggttgtgtagtcattaatgtggagccaatggagtatttgctttgggtgaaagtagcctagggttgcccacatctttttgtgggaggtcataggtcctcaaagaggattcctccttctttacactttcttctcaccttctttctctccatccaaaaccattttgagtttagtttttgtggctagctcaacttatctttactttatctttgaaaacacaaaaaaattgaaatcaaacaccgctttgggtatttcttgggcacatggaaggtttccctcacaaggaaccttatcacagttttacccccgcccttttttttatgaagtaaatctaagtttgaatctcaaaactatcattctatgcaataaacctatcattttataattttatcattttacgtgatatttggcaaaattcagaaattaaatgagagaaatgacagttttaccccgcgctttttttatgaagtaaatctaagtttgaatctcaaccgcatgattagaaatatgtgtggtccagatttggttatagggttattacgatatttaggggttatcatatgatcacgactctatatatatatcctaAATGAAATCCtaacatcattaaaatatactccGGTGAATCTCTCAATTTTTggcaaaatataaacaaatattcaTATAATCCGAAACTAGGAAACATAATATTATGGACTAAAATTGCAGTGTCCATATATTTAAGACCATAAAATGTTAAATGTTTcacatttttactataaaaaatACTTTAGTGTAgtgttaaaatatttaatataatcAAGTCAAAATCAATTAAATGTGATGTATAATATGTATCAAAATCGTAAAGTAATCTTATATGTgtataaactaaaaatgaaaaaatggatgCCAACTTTTTTACAATGTTTGACTAATATGGAgtacaaagagaaaaaagttgcaatatatattatcatgtTATCCGTCATCCACTATCATTATCAATATCGCGTTTCTAATTTTTCGTTTAGGCATAgtattagaccatccacaataggcgcccagcgaccgcccagccgagcgccggcgctgggcgccCAGcgggcgctgggcggttcgctgggcggtctattgcagccgcccagcggctgagtggagagagaaaccgcacagcgctgggcggtcggctgggcggtccgttcggcgctattgcagcgcccggatcgcccagcgcaccgcctagagcgaaaattattttttttttccgaaacactatatatacgcgctttgctcgtcatttttttattaatgtattttttaaaaaaaattaatgatgtggctgggctgggctatatatacgcgctatggctgggctatttatgatgtggctgggctatttatggctgagctatttatgatgtggcaggaggatttttagtgctgatgatgtggcagtggctaggctatgggtgggctattcctattgtggatggccttatagtCTTAAACAATTACTAACAATCTTATTAGGTgttaaatagtactagtatctTTCAGTAACCGACGCCAAGATCCTCACGCGCGTGGCACATGATTGTTTGATGCTGAAATCTTATTTGCTGTATCACCACTCTACCTCCCTCGCCAGTCGCCACCAAATTCTCCCCGCCgatctctctctcctctttctctctctgcaATCCCCGCTATTCCTGCCCTCAATCTCCCTCCCCATGGCCCTCGCCAGCGGCCAATGCCGCGCCGCCATTCTCAAATTCTTCGTTTTCTTCGTACTAATATCATTCACTGAAGCCTCGATTCACATCTACGACCGAGATCCATTCCGAGAAGTCGGCACCGCGTATCTCCTCTCAGGCGGCAGCGAAGGCGTCGCCGCCGCGCAGCGCGCCCGCTCTTACATCAGGTAATCTCTACTGATCAGATCTATCACATTTTGTCGGCAATCGAGTCTTTGAGTTGAAGAAGGGAAACGGAATTGGATTTGTTACATCGACGTCATCGATACTGTTTGTAACACGATGCATTGGAGTAATGTATGTGTGTGAAAGTTAGTTATGTAGTTCAGCTGAAATTGGTTGGTGAATGGCTTGATTTCCTCTAATTTGGATTGAATTTCGGTGTATTAGTTGTTAGAGAAGTAGATTCATCAACAAATTGTCAATGTCTCCATGTGCTTATGTTGTCAAAGTTCATTCGTTTATCATCTTTTGATTCGCACGATTTAGGGCttttccacttaacacactgTTACTCTGTtctaattcaaatttgaattaactTAGATTCGAGAACATAACATTCTGGAGGAGTAAAGAAGCTGCTGAGCATCATCCAAGTCTGGCGTACAACGGTGGGTTGGTTCAGGCTGTTATTTTTGAGGCAGCTGACCGCGATAATATTGGTGGATCTCCGTATGGTGGGCAGAGATCGATCTGTTGTACCCCTGATCTTGCCAAACTGGAAGGGTGCAAACAGGGAGAAGTGATACGAACACCTTCAGCAACTGATAGGATTTGGCCGGTTGTTATAAATGTGCAGTTTAGAGGAAACATGTTATCTGCACATTTGAAAAAGAATAAAGAAGTAAATATAAAGAAAACCGGGATGTACAACTTATTCTTCATAACGTGTGATCCAAAGCTCAAGGGACTGAAGGTAACGGGAAGAACAGTGTGGAGAAACCCTACTGGCTTTTTACCTGGTAGGATGGCCCCTCTGATGAAGTTCTATGTATTTATGTCTATTGCTTATGCAATACTTTGTGGCATATGGGTTTTCCAGTATGTGAGACACTGGACCGATGTTTTGCTGCTGCAACACTGCATCACTTCTGTTATAGCTCTTGGGTTGTTGGAGATGACATTCTGGTACTTTGACTATGCGTACTTCAATAGCTCTGGTACAAGGCCGGCTGGAATCACAACCTGGGTCGTTACGATCGGAGCAATAAGAAGAACTATTTCACGCATTCTTATTCTTTCTGTTTCTATGGGCTCCGGTGTTGTACGCCCAACCCTTGGTGGTCTAACAACAAAGGTGCTTCTTGTTGGAGTCACCTACTTCTTGGCAACAGAAATGCTTAACATTGCTGAGTACGTGGGAAGCATAAATGACATTGCAGGGCGAGTTCGAGTGTTTTTTGTCCTCCCAGTTGCATTTTTGGATGCATTTTTGATTTCATGGATTTTCACTTCTCTTTCAAAAACATTAGAGCAATTACAGGTATGTATATATCCCCATTGATTAAAAGTTTTTCGTACTCTCACTTGGTGATTATGTTGCGTCTTTTCCTCGAGTTTATTCATGTGCTAACTATGGCTACGTTTTCCTTTGTCAGGCTAAAAGAAGCTCTATCAAATTGGAGATATACAGAAAATTCTCAAACGCTTTAGCAGTTACCGTTATTGCTTCAGTTGTTTGGATAGGATATGAGGTAAAAGCCTTTTGGCTCTTGCCATTCTTTTCTTCTCTGTGAGAAAAGCAAAATGAATGAGTTTTAGAATGGACACCCCTAAAATTATGTTACGACACAGTTTAACAATTGGATGTTGTACTCATCTCTAAGACTGAATATTTCATTACGAGACATATCTTATACAACCAGCTTAGTCTTGTTTGCCCAGTAGCTTTCCTACCTGAGGCTTTGTGATTAGTTATGTTTTAAACACGTCATATTATATAAGAACGCTTTGACATATCAACAATCTGATAATCCCTGCAGGTTTATTTCAAAGCAACAGATCCCTTCAATGAAAGGTGGCAGAATGCTTGGATTGTCACAGCTTTCTGGGATATTCTTGCATTTGCTTTGCTCTGTGTAATCTGCTATCTTTGGGCTCCCTCTCAGAGTTGCCAAAGGTACGTGTTATCTTTATATGAATTTGAGCATAATCTTTGTTAGTCTTTCTTCAGCTTTCTTTCCATAACTCCATGTCAGGTATGCATACATGGAGAATAACGAAGGAGacacagaagaagaagaaacagaaTCGTTATGTAAAGAAACACCTAAAGGCAGTATCGGTCTAGTGAAGCAAAACAGCAAGGATGACGAAACTTCTGATCAAGAAGAGGCCGAAGAAGGTAAAACGGAATAGTTTCTGTGTGAATGATGGAAAAAGGCTGCAGTACTAAGAGAGAACAAACTGATTTGGATGTTCATGTAGACCTACCTACCTTTCGACACGATAAAcatattcaatatttttttttatcaaagtgTATAGGCCAAAAATGAATCATTGATCGGTTGCAGAAATTCATGTGTTTCTATGAGTGTGATTGTAACGATATTGTTTATGGGATTCAAACAATTGCTAGTCTGGTCAGGTTTTGTAGTATTGTTGTGTTACTGTGTAGTAAAATGACACTAACAAACCATGCAATTTTTCTACCTTCGTACCTTTAGTTATGTATGTGTAAtgatttttttgctttttttgaGTTGATGAATGttaaatggagtaataaatatgaAGATGAAGGTTGCCtcaaaatcatgaattttaatCACAGctattggtaaaataaaatccatgttttctgtctccttagagcattcacaatggggcgcctgaaggcgcgcccgatgcgtgccatcgtcttCGGGCAccatcgggcaccattgtgggtgcccggacGATGCGACGCCCTAAGCCCACGCCCTATGCTTCGTCCGCGGTAGAAGCGCGCCCGATAGGCCATCGGGCGTcattgtgggcgacgcggacgatggcgcgcccgattgGCAcgcattatttatttattttttaatgctaAATTCGAAAAATTTGTTTAAATACCCCTACctcaccttcatttgtaacattttatttcacgattccactctcgaaactcacatttactacgaaatggattcaagtcccaatagtccgatgtttggaggtgatgcgcgttggccgggtacagaacccgacgaatatcgGTCATTCGACGCCAACGCGCAggacgatcccgaattcagtacggattcgtacggtttgtttgacatggagccgtctcccacccgacccgtcgccccctcccaccgcgccgccgccgccagaaagaagcggatctggcaccgggcgtacaaggtgccacctccggaaacgaatgaagagtacgcccccgggaggacgaactaccaactggatgaaaccctcgtcttggcgaggtgttgggtggatatttcgGAGGACCCGGTATTCGCGAACAGCCAGAAGCAGcttgcgtactgggagcgcatcgccgagcgctacaatgaggcgaagccgtcgagcgcgtacaagcgtcata
This region includes:
- the LOC121744853 gene encoding transmembrane protein 87A-like; this translates as MLKSYLLYHHSTSLASRHQILPADLSLLFLSLQSPLFLPSISLPMALASGQCRAAILKFFVFFVLISFTEASIHIYDRDPFREVGTAYLLSGGSEGVAAAQRARSYIRFENITFWRSKEAAEHHPSLAYNGGLVQAVIFEAADRDNIGGSPYGGQRSICCTPDLAKLEGCKQGEVIRTPSATDRIWPVVINVQFRGNMLSAHLKKNKEVNIKKTGMYNLFFITCDPKLKGLKVTGRTVWRNPTGFLPGRMAPLMKFYVFMSIAYAILCGIWVFQYVRHWTDVLLLQHCITSVIALGLLEMTFWYFDYAYFNSSGTRPAGITTWVVTIGAIRRTISRILILSVSMGSGVVRPTLGGLTTKVLLVGVTYFLATEMLNIAEYVGSINDIAGRVRVFFVLPVAFLDAFLISWIFTSLSKTLEQLQAKRSSIKLEIYRKFSNALAVTVIASVVWIGYEVYFKATDPFNERWQNAWIVTAFWDILAFALLCVICYLWAPSQSCQRYAYMENNEGDTEEEETESLCKETPKGSIGLVKQNSKDDETSDQEEAEEGKTE